One genomic window of Paeniglutamicibacter sp. Y32M11 includes the following:
- the prcA gene encoding proteasome subunit alpha, translated as MSAQYYVSPEQLMKDRADFARKGIARGRAVIVASCFDGIALIAENPSGSLHKIGEIYDRIAFAAVGKYNEFESLRQAGVRYADTRGYSYSRFDVTGRGLASVYAQSLGAVFTAEAKPFEVELAVLEIGESPEDDTLFSLNFDGSIAEQPGHIIMGGDTPALRESWNGYWAGKDLNAAGIDEVIRAAALVLPGVGESPEDARLLEVAMLERVTSTGSHRHFRRLDTPTIARILGSRK; from the coding sequence ATGAGCGCGCAATATTACGTTTCACCCGAACAACTCATGAAGGACCGGGCCGATTTCGCCCGGAAGGGGATCGCCCGCGGACGTGCGGTCATCGTGGCCTCATGTTTCGACGGGATCGCGCTGATCGCCGAGAACCCTTCGGGTTCGTTGCATAAGATCGGTGAGATCTATGACCGGATCGCTTTCGCCGCGGTGGGCAAGTACAACGAGTTTGAGTCCCTGCGTCAGGCCGGAGTGCGGTATGCGGACACCCGCGGGTATTCCTACTCGCGCTTCGATGTGACCGGCCGGGGTCTTGCCAGTGTTTACGCCCAGTCCTTGGGCGCGGTATTCACCGCGGAGGCCAAACCCTTTGAGGTGGAACTCGCGGTGCTGGAAATCGGGGAGTCCCCGGAAGACGACACCCTGTTCTCCCTGAATTTTGATGGGTCCATCGCCGAACAACCAGGACACATCATCATGGGTGGCGACACTCCGGCCCTCCGCGAATCCTGGAACGGCTATTGGGCGGGCAAGGACCTCAACGCGGCCGGCATCGATGAGGTCATTCGCGCCGCGGCCCTCGTGCTTCCTGGCGTGGGCGAGAGTCCCGAAGACGCACGCCTCTTGGAGGTCGCCATGCTCGAGCGTGTGACCTCCACCGGCTCGCACCGCCATTTCCGCCGCCTCGACACCCCCACCATCGCCCGCATTTTGGGTTCAAGGAAGTAG
- a CDS encoding FKBP-type peptidyl-prolyl cis-trans isomerase, with amino-acid sequence MRKVMALVATASLLLVTACGSTEMASSGNPAPLSSVKVTPGADDASDPTVTFDSPLVATETGAQVIVKGKGDEIEENQNIKFKSIAYNAKDGSLVGSSFSGEPVTLPINDEFKTQLPALYDTLMQTKVGSWIAMVEPVAEGAASSTESAAPSASPSAAAAETVVVLKVLSTEAIPEASKKLGADEVKKLKDEGALPTAEMKDGKPVITIPKGKEAPAGLVVDVIKEGTGKVATETSTVSANYTGVTWSDGKQFDSSYDRGEPSEFGLTQVIKGWTQGLTGLKAGTQVMLSIPTDLAYAGAAGAPAGNLVFFVEIKEVK; translated from the coding sequence GTGCGCAAAGTTATGGCACTCGTTGCAACGGCTTCATTGCTGCTGGTGACGGCCTGCGGTTCAACCGAGATGGCCTCCAGTGGCAATCCTGCCCCCCTTTCTTCCGTTAAGGTCACCCCGGGGGCCGATGATGCTTCTGACCCCACCGTCACTTTTGATTCCCCGCTGGTCGCCACCGAAACCGGTGCTCAGGTCATCGTCAAGGGCAAGGGCGATGAGATCGAAGAAAACCAGAACATCAAGTTCAAGTCGATCGCCTACAACGCCAAGGACGGCAGCCTGGTTGGTTCGAGTTTTTCCGGCGAACCGGTGACATTGCCGATCAACGATGAATTCAAGACCCAGCTGCCTGCCCTCTACGACACGCTGATGCAGACCAAGGTCGGTTCGTGGATTGCCATGGTTGAGCCGGTTGCTGAAGGAGCGGCTTCGTCCACCGAATCGGCAGCCCCCTCGGCCAGCCCGAGCGCTGCTGCCGCCGAAACCGTCGTCGTTTTGAAGGTTTTGTCCACCGAGGCGATCCCGGAGGCATCCAAGAAGCTCGGTGCGGACGAGGTTAAGAAGTTGAAGGACGAAGGCGCACTGCCGACGGCTGAGATGAAGGACGGCAAGCCCGTCATCACCATCCCCAAGGGCAAGGAAGCGCCTGCTGGCCTCGTTGTTGACGTCATCAAGGAGGGTACCGGCAAGGTGGCCACCGAAACTTCAACGGTGAGCGCCAACTACACGGGCGTCACCTGGAGCGACGGAAAGCAGTTCGACTCTAGCTATGACCGTGGAGAACCGTCCGAATTTGGCCTCACCCAGGTCATCAAGGGCTGGACCCAAGGCCTCACGGGTCTGAAGGCCGGCACACAGGTCATGCTAAGCATCCCGACGGATCTCGCCTATGCCGGAGCCGCCGGTGCCCCGGCAGGCAATTTGGTCTTCTTCGTGGAGATCAAAGAAGTAAAGTAG
- a CDS encoding YafY family protein — protein MAQNNSGVPSRAEKLVSLTYALINTPHGYSKRELRKIVDDYKGLGDAAFDRKFDRDKKDLREMGVPVKTLGTDAEERYLITPESYRLPEVSFTTEEAAALGLAAQLWKDTDFESSATRANGRLSAGLEDSGRGVSFTEYVPRLQAAGPAFGACLEAVWARQVVSFDYLDSQGRSSQRTLDAWGIGQRFGNWYLAGFDHDREAVRIFRLTRILSDIRTGQAHSSRPAGFSMSESLAALDPDIAGQTARIIVAKEAGWVLRSKADSVVPGSQDDDVTLQFHDMMGLAADIAKLGAAARVLEPPHLVTEVQNKLDRALAAQLKAVPGYKLSKRRNAGRPPSTEAVALNLDIISYVAKYGSPTVEQTASHFGLSDKQLLAHLQTIMMCGVPNGLPDELIDVEWETGAISINNAEALNAPIKLSLTEAATMLAGLASLRGLPHFEHASAIDSAYAKLQSAAVGFEGLESVLSIALRSSEENENYATLVSAIRTRRVVDLNYYSASSDAVGVREVEPIRILEHAGRQYLRAYSVPNGEIRSFRIDRIQTVIPTAKTFEWDTERHEDHEDIYFTPGPTDELVVLGFASRLTSLVDEYSPEQWARGDDETIAQIRMTSLSSIAGMVAFHGGDLRVIAPELLRTEVQAWLRKAVENKEVK, from the coding sequence GTGGCTCAAAATAACTCAGGCGTTCCATCTCGTGCCGAGAAACTCGTCAGTCTCACCTATGCGCTCATCAATACTCCGCATGGATATTCCAAGCGTGAACTTCGAAAAATTGTCGATGATTACAAGGGCCTCGGTGATGCGGCCTTCGACAGAAAGTTCGATAGGGACAAGAAGGACCTGCGCGAGATGGGGGTTCCGGTGAAGACCCTCGGAACTGATGCCGAGGAACGCTACTTGATCACCCCGGAGAGCTACCGACTTCCAGAGGTCAGTTTCACCACCGAGGAAGCAGCTGCCTTGGGCCTAGCCGCGCAGCTCTGGAAAGACACCGATTTCGAGTCCTCGGCCACCCGCGCCAACGGTCGGTTGTCGGCCGGACTTGAAGATTCCGGGCGAGGAGTCAGCTTCACCGAGTATGTTCCTCGGCTACAGGCCGCTGGGCCAGCATTTGGCGCCTGCCTCGAAGCGGTCTGGGCCCGTCAGGTGGTGAGCTTCGATTATCTCGATTCTCAGGGTCGCTCCAGTCAACGAACCCTCGACGCGTGGGGGATCGGCCAACGCTTCGGCAACTGGTACCTTGCCGGCTTTGATCATGACCGTGAGGCCGTCCGGATTTTCCGCCTCACACGCATTCTGAGTGATATTCGCACCGGCCAAGCCCATTCCTCGCGACCGGCCGGATTTAGTATGTCAGAGTCTCTGGCAGCCCTCGATCCGGACATTGCCGGTCAAACCGCGCGAATTATCGTGGCCAAGGAAGCCGGTTGGGTGCTTCGGTCCAAGGCGGATTCTGTGGTTCCCGGTTCGCAAGACGACGATGTGACACTTCAATTCCACGACATGATGGGATTGGCTGCCGATATTGCCAAGCTCGGTGCCGCCGCACGCGTGCTCGAACCCCCGCACCTGGTTACCGAAGTTCAGAACAAACTTGACCGGGCCCTAGCGGCTCAGCTCAAGGCTGTCCCCGGCTACAAACTGAGCAAACGGCGTAATGCCGGTCGCCCACCGTCGACCGAGGCCGTTGCACTGAACCTCGACATCATCTCCTATGTGGCGAAGTACGGATCACCGACCGTTGAACAGACGGCCAGTCATTTCGGGCTGAGTGACAAACAGCTACTGGCACACCTGCAAACCATCATGATGTGCGGAGTACCCAACGGCCTACCCGATGAGCTCATTGATGTTGAGTGGGAGACCGGTGCGATCAGCATTAATAACGCCGAGGCCCTGAACGCACCCATCAAGCTGAGTTTGACGGAGGCCGCGACGATGCTCGCGGGTCTGGCCTCACTGCGCGGCCTGCCCCACTTTGAACATGCCTCGGCTATCGATTCAGCGTACGCAAAGTTGCAGTCAGCCGCGGTGGGTTTTGAGGGTCTGGAATCGGTGCTCTCCATTGCCTTGCGGTCCAGCGAGGAAAACGAAAACTATGCCACCCTAGTTTCGGCAATCCGCACGCGACGGGTTGTTGACTTGAATTACTACAGTGCGTCGAGTGACGCCGTGGGGGTTCGGGAAGTGGAACCGATTCGAATTCTTGAGCATGCGGGCAGACAGTACCTACGCGCCTATTCCGTCCCGAATGGAGAAATCCGGAGTTTCCGCATCGACAGGATCCAAACCGTGATTCCCACGGCGAAGACCTTCGAGTGGGATACCGAGCGCCATGAAGACCACGAGGACATCTACTTCACGCCCGGCCCCACCGACGAACTCGTGGTGCTCGGTTTTGCGTCGCGTCTCACTTCGCTGGTAGATGAATATTCTCCGGAGCAGTGGGCCCGTGGTGACGACGAAACGATCGCCCAGATCCGAATGACCTCCCTCTCCAGCATCGCTGGAATGGTCGCTTTCCACGGCGGTGATCTGCGGGTTATCGCACCAGAACTCTTGCGTACCGAGGTTCAGGCCTGGCTGCGTAAGGCCGTCGAGAACAAGGAAGTTAAATAG
- the tatC gene encoding twin-arginine translocase subunit TatC — MALKAHLVEARNRLFISLIALVLGTVGGFFLYDDVLRLIMAPVIENGGEVNYASVMAPFDIMLKTSLLLGLVFSAPIWIYQLWAFIVPGLKKKERNTALAFASAAVPLFLFGVGMAYWVLPHALKFFISLTPENAQSWLTTDTYLPFVFRLLIAFGLAMLAPVLMVGLNMVGILKAKMILKHWRITVFLIALVAAMAAPGGDAITMFALGGPLFVTFATATLICFFNDRKRDKKRAKLEAETAASAGEGSHLPETPDLP; from the coding sequence ATGGCCCTGAAGGCGCACCTGGTTGAAGCCAGGAATCGCCTATTCATTTCGCTGATCGCCCTCGTTCTGGGCACCGTCGGAGGTTTCTTCCTCTATGACGATGTCCTCCGATTGATCATGGCTCCCGTGATTGAAAACGGCGGTGAAGTCAACTATGCCTCCGTCATGGCACCGTTCGATATCATGCTCAAGACTTCATTGCTCTTGGGTTTGGTCTTCTCCGCACCCATCTGGATCTACCAGTTGTGGGCATTTATTGTCCCGGGGTTGAAGAAGAAGGAACGCAACACGGCTTTGGCGTTTGCCTCCGCTGCCGTGCCACTGTTCCTCTTCGGCGTTGGCATGGCCTACTGGGTTCTGCCCCATGCGTTGAAGTTCTTCATTTCTTTAACGCCGGAAAATGCTCAGTCATGGCTGACGACCGACACGTACCTTCCGTTCGTTTTCCGACTGCTCATTGCCTTCGGTCTGGCCATGTTAGCTCCGGTCTTAATGGTCGGTTTGAACATGGTTGGAATACTCAAAGCCAAGATGATCCTGAAGCACTGGCGTATCACCGTGTTCTTGATTGCCTTGGTGGCAGCAATGGCAGCACCAGGTGGCGACGCCATCACCATGTTTGCCCTCGGCGGTCCGCTATTTGTCACGTTCGCTACGGCGACGCTTATTTGCTTCTTCAATGATCGCAAGCGAGATAAGAAGCGAGCCAAGCTTGAGGCCGAAACAGCCGCAAGCGCTGGTGAAGGTTCACATCTTCCCGAGACACCCGATCTTCCCTAA
- the pafA gene encoding Pup--protein ligase, which produces MDRRIMGIETEYGINYSDPTGRPLTPEESARYLFRRVVAWGRSSNVFLTNGSRLYLDVGSHPEYATAECDGLKQLIAHDRAGESILNDLVASAEERMAADGFNGKLYLFKNNTDTAGNSYGCHENFLIPRKLEFARLAEILIPFLVTRQLIAGAGKIMNVEGVPLYSFSQRADHVWEGVSSATTRSRPIINTRDEPHADAEYFRRLHVIVGDSNMSETTQLLKLGATDLMLRIIESGKVMDDLRLENPIRSIREISHDFNGQTVIRLATGKQLTALELQRHFLALATDFVATEGAHHDQVPAVLDLWTRTLDAVESGNFSSIDTEIDWAIKHKLITAYANRHQLDLGAQRLAQLDLTYHDIDTRRGLFHLLAARGRAKAVVDQDDIDFAVDHPPQSTRAKMRGDFVRAAKNAERDFTVDWVHLKLNDHPGQTVLCKDPFANQDPRVDALISSLSGPA; this is translated from the coding sequence ATGGACCGCAGAATCATGGGCATCGAGACCGAGTACGGAATCAACTATTCGGACCCTACGGGCCGTCCGTTGACCCCAGAGGAATCCGCCCGATACCTCTTCCGTCGGGTGGTTGCCTGGGGTCGGAGCTCGAACGTGTTCCTGACCAACGGTTCGCGGCTATACCTTGATGTGGGTTCGCACCCCGAGTACGCCACGGCCGAATGTGATGGGCTGAAGCAGTTGATCGCTCATGATCGGGCGGGGGAATCGATCCTCAATGATCTGGTAGCCAGCGCCGAGGAGCGTATGGCCGCCGATGGCTTCAACGGCAAGCTCTACCTCTTTAAGAACAACACCGACACCGCTGGCAATTCCTATGGCTGCCACGAGAACTTCTTGATTCCCCGCAAGCTCGAATTTGCCCGCCTGGCCGAGATCCTGATTCCGTTCTTGGTCACCCGGCAGCTGATCGCCGGTGCCGGCAAGATCATGAATGTGGAGGGGGTGCCGCTGTACTCATTTTCGCAGCGCGCCGATCACGTGTGGGAAGGCGTCTCCTCGGCGACCACCCGCTCACGGCCCATCATTAACACTCGCGATGAGCCACATGCGGATGCCGAATACTTCCGTCGACTCCACGTGATTGTGGGTGACTCGAACATGTCCGAGACCACTCAACTACTGAAGCTCGGCGCCACCGACTTGATGCTGCGCATCATCGAATCGGGAAAAGTCATGGACGATCTGCGGTTGGAAAATCCGATCCGTTCAATCCGTGAAATATCGCACGACTTTAATGGGCAAACCGTTATTCGTCTGGCCACGGGTAAGCAACTGACGGCTCTGGAACTCCAGCGCCATTTCTTGGCTCTTGCCACCGATTTTGTGGCTACCGAGGGAGCCCACCACGATCAGGTGCCAGCGGTGCTTGATCTGTGGACCCGCACTCTTGATGCCGTGGAGTCGGGCAATTTTTCCTCCATTGACACGGAAATTGATTGGGCGATCAAGCACAAGCTGATCACTGCCTACGCTAACCGTCACCAGTTGGATCTTGGGGCGCAGCGCTTGGCCCAGCTTGATCTGACGTATCACGACATTGATACCCGGCGCGGTCTCTTCCATTTGCTGGCCGCCCGTGGGCGTGCAAAAGCCGTGGTGGATCAGGATGATATTGACTTCGCCGTGGATCATCCGCCACAGAGTACCCGGGCAAAAATGCGAGGTGACTTTGTGCGTGCGGCAAAAAATGCCGAGCGCGACTTCACCGTGGATTGGGTGCACCTCAAGCTTAACGACCACCCCGGGCAGACGGTGTTGTGTAAAGACCCCTTCGCCAATCAAGATCCGCGAGTTGACGCCCTCATTAGCTCCTTGAGTGGCCCCGCTTAG
- a CDS encoding ubiquitin-like protein Pup, whose protein sequence is MTQEQHSAQRREDTQAQETTEDLNVAAGQDAGVDDLLDEIDGVLERNAEEFVRGFVQKGGQ, encoded by the coding sequence ATGACTCAGGAACAGCACTCGGCCCAGCGCCGTGAAGACACCCAGGCCCAGGAGACCACCGAAGATCTTAATGTTGCCGCGGGCCAGGACGCCGGAGTGGATGACCTGCTCGATGAAATCGACGGCGTGCTGGAACGAAACGCCGAAGAATTTGTGCGTGGCTTTGTGCAAAAGGGCGGTCAGTGA
- the tatA gene encoding Sec-independent protein translocase subunit TatA, with protein MGGIQGWHLVIIVILALLLFGAPKLPGLARSVGQSLRIFKSEVRQMKDDDKNPEAADETVEGKIVDPDRRENNA; from the coding sequence ATGGGTGGAATCCAAGGATGGCATCTGGTCATCATCGTAATTTTGGCACTTTTGCTGTTCGGTGCCCCGAAGCTTCCAGGCTTGGCTCGTTCCGTTGGTCAGTCCCTGCGTATCTTCAAGTCCGAGGTTCGACAGATGAAGGATGACGACAAGAATCCTGAGGCGGCCGATGAAACCGTTGAAGGCAAGATTGTTGATCCCGACCGTCGTGAGAACAACGCCTAG
- the dop gene encoding depupylase/deamidase Dop: protein MGLETEYGVLAPSMPGANATMLSAQVINSYAALVRAGRGAIAGTHWDYTDETPLNDARGFTIPRASADPSQLTDQEPELDAEAVALAGGDTRIGSTLYEEADAGHEVLMNMVLGNGARLYVDHAHPEYSSPETSNPFDAVLWDQAGDHVALAAMRRIESLAGVPDIQLYKNNTDNKSVSYGAHENYLMPRSVPFENIAAGLIPFFVTRQIICGAGRVGRGMLGQYPGFQISARADFFEAQIGLETTIRRPIINTRDEPHAHWEKYRRLHVIIGDANLGQISTLLRTGTTALVLSMIEAGTAPHLELRDPVAALQAISHDPSLSTTAELVDGRQLTALQIQRIYAAAAAEHSANSGALDEATLEVQRRWEETLQQLETDIFSAASTVDWVAKYKLMSAYAQRHGVDFSDSRIALMDLQWADIRPEKGLYHRLAARGMMEVLYSGEQIAHAASHPPEDTRAYFRGRVLNQYPEFVVAASWDSVSFTVPGARRLERVSTLEPLRGTRALVGELLDRELEIHEFIAALRS, encoded by the coding sequence ATGGGCCTGGAGACGGAGTATGGCGTGTTGGCGCCCTCCATGCCCGGGGCCAATGCCACGATGCTCTCCGCCCAGGTCATCAACTCCTATGCCGCACTGGTGCGTGCTGGGCGCGGAGCCATCGCGGGTACCCATTGGGACTACACCGATGAGACGCCGCTGAATGATGCGCGCGGCTTCACCATTCCGCGGGCCTCCGCCGATCCCTCCCAGCTCACCGATCAGGAGCCGGAACTCGACGCCGAGGCCGTCGCGCTGGCCGGTGGGGATACGAGGATTGGCTCCACCCTGTATGAGGAGGCCGACGCCGGACACGAGGTGTTGATGAACATGGTGCTGGGCAACGGAGCCCGGCTGTATGTGGATCACGCGCACCCGGAATACTCCTCCCCGGAAACCTCCAATCCCTTTGACGCGGTGCTCTGGGATCAGGCAGGGGATCACGTGGCGTTGGCTGCCATGCGCCGGATCGAATCGCTGGCCGGGGTTCCGGATATTCAGCTGTACAAAAACAACACCGATAACAAGTCGGTGTCCTATGGGGCACACGAAAACTATCTGATGCCACGCTCGGTGCCCTTTGAGAACATCGCGGCCGGACTTATCCCGTTTTTTGTCACCCGCCAAATCATCTGTGGCGCCGGCCGTGTGGGCCGCGGCATGCTGGGTCAGTACCCCGGTTTCCAAATCTCCGCCCGCGCCGACTTCTTTGAGGCACAGATCGGTCTGGAGACCACGATTCGTCGCCCCATCATCAATACCCGCGACGAGCCGCACGCGCACTGGGAAAAGTACCGTCGACTGCACGTGATCATCGGGGATGCGAACCTCGGGCAAATCTCCACGCTGCTGCGCACCGGCACCACCGCCCTCGTGTTGTCGATGATTGAGGCCGGCACCGCCCCGCACCTCGAACTCCGTGACCCCGTCGCCGCCTTGCAGGCCATCAGCCACGACCCGTCCCTATCTACCACCGCCGAATTGGTGGACGGGCGCCAACTCACCGCCCTGCAGATCCAAAGGATCTACGCGGCGGCCGCGGCCGAACACAGCGCGAACTCCGGTGCGCTGGATGAGGCCACACTCGAAGTTCAGCGACGCTGGGAAGAAACCCTGCAGCAACTGGAAACGGACATCTTCTCCGCTGCCAGCACCGTGGATTGGGTGGCCAAATACAAGCTCATGAGTGCCTACGCTCAACGCCACGGAGTGGATTTCAGCGATTCGCGCATCGCACTGATGGACCTGCAATGGGCGGATATCCGCCCGGAAAAAGGCCTGTACCACCGCTTGGCCGCCCGCGGCATGATGGAGGTGCTCTACTCGGGTGAACAGATCGCCCACGCGGCCTCTCATCCGCCGGAGGACACCCGAGCCTACTTCCGGGGACGAGTTCTAAACCAGTACCCGGAATTTGTGGTGGCCGCGAGTTGGGATTCGGTGTCCTTTACGGTGCCCGGTGCCCGACGACTTGAACGCGTCTCCACCCTTGAGCCGTTGCGTGGCACTCGCGCCCTGGTGGGGGAACTCTTGGATCGAGAATTGGAGATCCACGAGTTCATCGCCGCGCTGAGGAGCTAA
- the prcB gene encoding proteasome subunit beta yields MIELGPGPSFFEHLTRDRPDLLPASSTVPLGETSIKAPHGTTIVALSYADGIVMAGDRRATMGNVIASRRIEKVFETDHYSVLGIAGTAGIAIDIAKLFRVELEHYEKIEGTRLSLDGKANRLASMIRANLQMAMQGMSVVPLFAGFDTFAAAGRIFSFDITGGLYEEVEHHCIGSGSPYARGALKKLWEPGLGATAAVKIAVEALYDAADDDSATGGPDPVRGLWPVVHTVDATGVHRVEDPILADMAREIIAERTASGKEA; encoded by the coding sequence GTGATTGAGCTCGGTCCCGGGCCCTCATTTTTTGAGCACCTCACCCGGGACCGGCCAGATCTGTTGCCGGCCAGCAGTACCGTGCCGCTAGGAGAGACAAGTATCAAGGCACCGCACGGCACCACCATCGTGGCGCTGAGCTACGCCGATGGAATCGTGATGGCGGGGGACCGCCGCGCGACCATGGGCAACGTTATCGCCAGCCGCCGCATCGAGAAGGTCTTCGAGACCGACCACTATTCCGTTCTGGGCATTGCGGGTACCGCCGGGATAGCCATCGACATTGCCAAGCTTTTTCGCGTGGAGCTGGAGCACTACGAAAAGATCGAGGGCACCCGACTCTCACTTGATGGCAAGGCCAATCGTTTAGCCTCCATGATCCGCGCCAATTTGCAGATGGCCATGCAGGGCATGAGCGTGGTCCCGCTTTTCGCTGGCTTCGATACGTTTGCTGCGGCGGGTCGCATTTTCTCCTTCGATATCACCGGTGGCCTCTATGAAGAGGTAGAACACCATTGCATCGGCTCGGGCTCTCCCTACGCCCGCGGTGCCCTCAAGAAGCTTTGGGAACCCGGTCTGGGTGCCACCGCCGCGGTAAAAATTGCGGTGGAGGCACTCTACGACGCGGCAGATGATGATTCGGCCACCGGCGGTCCGGACCCGGTGCGCGGGCTGTGGCCAGTGGTTCACACCGTGGACGCCACAGGAGTTCATCGTGTGGAGGATCCGATCCTGGCCGATATGGCACGTGAGATCATCGCCGAACGTACCGCGAGCGGGAAGGAAGCCTAG
- a CDS encoding tRNA (adenine-N1)-methyltransferase, translating to MSETPAAPHGATNRRGPFRPGDRVQLTDEKRRISTITLTEGGEFHTHKGVLHHDALIGATEGCIVQNTAEVRYQALRPLLKDFVLSMPRGATVVYPKDAAQIIQMGDIFPGARVVEAGVGSGALSMSLLRAVGDAGYLHSFERREEFAEIARGNVDTVFGGPHPAWQISIGDFQEKVLETEEPGSVDRVVLDMLSPWECVDAVSTVLAPGGVWVNYVATVTQMSRTVEAIRATGLYTEPESFETMVRGWHVEGLAVRPDHRMVAHTAFLITCRRLADGAVGIPGAKRVKEHTYSAADLATWTRSDSPEDWNHEALGERGTSARKLRRAAKDAKSMTQRGSAPRGTDAAAPGEPAESAEPATTDASTEDN from the coding sequence ATGAGCGAAACACCAGCAGCACCGCACGGTGCCACCAACCGCCGCGGCCCCTTCCGCCCCGGAGACCGGGTCCAGCTCACGGACGAAAAGCGCCGCATCTCCACCATCACGTTGACCGAAGGTGGAGAGTTCCACACGCATAAGGGTGTGCTGCATCACGATGCCCTGATCGGTGCCACCGAGGGTTGCATCGTTCAGAACACCGCCGAGGTGCGTTACCAGGCACTGCGCCCGCTGCTGAAGGACTTTGTGCTCTCGATGCCCCGCGGCGCCACCGTGGTCTACCCGAAGGACGCCGCCCAGATCATTCAGATGGGTGACATCTTCCCCGGCGCCCGCGTGGTGGAAGCCGGCGTTGGCTCCGGAGCCCTGTCGATGTCGCTGCTGCGCGCCGTCGGGGACGCCGGTTACCTGCACTCCTTCGAACGCCGTGAAGAATTTGCCGAAATCGCCCGCGGCAACGTGGACACCGTTTTTGGTGGCCCGCACCCGGCCTGGCAGATCTCCATCGGCGACTTCCAGGAAAAGGTGCTGGAAACCGAGGAGCCCGGCTCCGTGGACCGCGTGGTGCTAGACATGCTCTCGCCCTGGGAATGTGTTGATGCCGTATCCACCGTGCTGGCGCCCGGCGGCGTCTGGGTCAACTACGTGGCCACCGTGACGCAGATGTCACGCACCGTGGAGGCCATCCGCGCCACCGGCCTGTACACCGAGCCGGAATCCTTCGAGACCATGGTCCGCGGCTGGCACGTTGAGGGTCTGGCGGTGCGCCCGGATCACCGCATGGTGGCCCACACCGCCTTCCTGATCACCTGCCGCCGACTGGCCGATGGGGCGGTGGGCATCCCGGGTGCCAAGCGCGTTAAGGAGCACACCTACTCCGCCGCCGATCTGGCCACCTGGACCCGCTCGGATTCCCCGGAGGATTGGAACCATGAGGCCCTGGGGGAGCGCGGCACCTCTGCTCGTAAGCTGCGCCGCGCCGCCAAGGACGCCAAGTCGATGACCCAGCGTGGCTCGGCACCCCGGGGGACCGACGCCGCTGCGCCGGGAGAACCCGCAGAGTCGGCCGAGCCGGCAACCACGGATGCATCAACCGAGGACAATTAA
- a CDS encoding FKBP-type peptidyl-prolyl cis-trans isomerase encodes MSFGQREYDRTKPEIDFPGTDAPTELKIVDLIPGDGAEVVPGSNISAHYVGVAWSTGEEFDASWGRGAPLDFRAGVGQVIQGWDQGLIGMKVGGRRRLEIPSEMAYGSRGAGGAIGPNEALIFVVDLVSVR; translated from the coding sequence ATGTCTTTTGGACAGCGTGAATACGACCGCACCAAGCCGGAGATCGATTTTCCGGGAACCGATGCTCCTACCGAGCTGAAGATCGTGGATTTGATTCCCGGCGACGGCGCCGAAGTTGTACCGGGCTCAAACATTTCGGCTCACTACGTCGGCGTGGCTTGGTCCACCGGCGAAGAGTTTGACGCGTCCTGGGGCCGCGGCGCACCGCTGGACTTCCGTGCCGGTGTCGGTCAGGTTATCCAGGGCTGGGATCAGGGTCTGATCGGGATGAAGGTCGGCGGACGTCGCCGTCTGGAAATTCCGTCCGAGATGGCCTACGGATCTCGCGGCGCAGGTGGAGCCATCGGCCCCAACGAAGCACTCATCTTCGTGGTGGACTTGGTGTCTGTGCGCTAA